A single Nicotiana tabacum cultivar K326 chromosome 5, ASM71507v2, whole genome shotgun sequence DNA region contains:
- the LOC107809982 gene encoding uncharacterized protein LOC107809982 isoform X2, with amino-acid sequence MFESILERKLSKVSGDKKDVPISRSGQRNKSPCLVDRSAKMKFNHRKKYKEISPDRKEALLLNRCMKEIDSRKRLLESRTLDDSVKSTSLSNSTLQRESALIIRDFSLTSNQGSISGTSNDRCGVGSENVANRGSYHYQIQAYLVPLPSADHSGSGGSEESLDLMRVEANSRGKGITN; translated from the exons ATGTTTGAGTCAATTCTGGAAAGGAAATTATCAAAG GTATCGGGGGATAAAAAAGATGTGCCTATATCACGTTCAGGACAAAGGAACAAAAGTCCATGCTTGGTAGATAGAAGTGCTAAAATGAAATTCAATCACCGTaaaaaatataaggaaatctCACCGGATAGAAAGGAAGCATTATTGTTAAACCGCTGTATGAAAGAAATCGATTCAAGAAAACGTCTTCTAGAAAGTCGTACTCTAGATGATTCAGTCAAATCAACATCTCTAAGTAATTCAACGCTTCAAAGGGAGAGTGCTCTCATAATAAGAGATTTTTCTCTTACTTCAAATCAAG GATCTATATCAGGTACATCTAATGACCGATGTGGTGTTGGTTCAGAGAATGTAGCAAATAGAGGTTCGTATCACTATCAG attcaggcgtatctggtcccacttccgagtgctgatcattccggctcaggcggatccgaggagtctctag
- the LOC107809982 gene encoding uncharacterized protein LOC107809982 isoform X6, giving the protein MFESILERKLSKVSGDKKDVPISRSGQRNKSPCLVDRSAKMKFNHRKKYKEISPDRKEALLLNRCMKEIDSRKRLLESRTLDDSVKSTSLSNSTLQRESALIIRDFSLTSNQGSISGTSNDRCGVGSENVANRDSGVSGPTSEC; this is encoded by the exons ATGTTTGAGTCAATTCTGGAAAGGAAATTATCAAAG GTATCGGGGGATAAAAAAGATGTGCCTATATCACGTTCAGGACAAAGGAACAAAAGTCCATGCTTGGTAGATAGAAGTGCTAAAATGAAATTCAATCACCGTaaaaaatataaggaaatctCACCGGATAGAAAGGAAGCATTATTGTTAAACCGCTGTATGAAAGAAATCGATTCAAGAAAACGTCTTCTAGAAAGTCGTACTCTAGATGATTCAGTCAAATCAACATCTCTAAGTAATTCAACGCTTCAAAGGGAGAGTGCTCTCATAATAAGAGATTTTTCTCTTACTTCAAATCAAG GATCTATATCAGGTACATCTAATGACCGATGTGGTGTTGGTTCAGAGAATGTAGCAAATAGAG attcaggcgtatctggtcccacttccgagtgctga
- the LOC107809982 gene encoding uncharacterized protein LOC107809982 isoform X7, translating into MFESILERKLSKVSGDKKDVPISRSGQRNKSPCLVDRSAKMKFNHRKKYKEISPDRKEALLLNRCMKEIDSRKRLLESRTLDDSVKSTSLSNSTLQRESALIIRDFSLTSNQGSISGTSNDRCGVGSENVANRDSGISGPAPEC; encoded by the exons ATGTTTGAGTCAATTCTGGAAAGGAAATTATCAAAG GTATCGGGGGATAAAAAAGATGTGCCTATATCACGTTCAGGACAAAGGAACAAAAGTCCATGCTTGGTAGATAGAAGTGCTAAAATGAAATTCAATCACCGTaaaaaatataaggaaatctCACCGGATAGAAAGGAAGCATTATTGTTAAACCGCTGTATGAAAGAAATCGATTCAAGAAAACGTCTTCTAGAAAGTCGTACTCTAGATGATTCAGTCAAATCAACATCTCTAAGTAATTCAACGCTTCAAAGGGAGAGTGCTCTCATAATAAGAGATTTTTCTCTTACTTCAAATCAAG GATCTATATCAGGTACATCTAATGACCGATGTGGTGTTGGTTCAGAGAATGTAGCAAATAGAG
- the LOC107809982 gene encoding uncharacterized protein LOC107809982 isoform X1 — translation MFESILERKLSKVSGDKKDVPISRSGQRNKSPCLVDRSAKMKFNHRKKYKEISPDRKEALLLNRCMKEIDSRKRLLESRTLDDSVKSTSLSNSTLQRESALIIRDFSLTSNQGSISGTSNDRCGVGSENVANRGSYHYQIQAYLVPLPSADHSGSGGSEESLDGEDMRYQLGWTTTSTTRCGHQRPRTRP, via the exons ATGTTTGAGTCAATTCTGGAAAGGAAATTATCAAAG GTATCGGGGGATAAAAAAGATGTGCCTATATCACGTTCAGGACAAAGGAACAAAAGTCCATGCTTGGTAGATAGAAGTGCTAAAATGAAATTCAATCACCGTaaaaaatataaggaaatctCACCGGATAGAAAGGAAGCATTATTGTTAAACCGCTGTATGAAAGAAATCGATTCAAGAAAACGTCTTCTAGAAAGTCGTACTCTAGATGATTCAGTCAAATCAACATCTCTAAGTAATTCAACGCTTCAAAGGGAGAGTGCTCTCATAATAAGAGATTTTTCTCTTACTTCAAATCAAG GATCTATATCAGGTACATCTAATGACCGATGTGGTGTTGGTTCAGAGAATGTAGCAAATAGAGGTTCGTATCACTATCAG attcaggcgtatctggtcccacttccgagtgctgatcattccggctcaggcggatccgaggagtctctag atggtgaggacatgcgctaccagttaggatggacgaccaccagtaccaccaggtgtggccaccagaggccgaggacgcggccgtag
- the LOC107809982 gene encoding uncharacterized protein LOC107809982 isoform X8, protein MFESILERKLSKVSGDKKDVPISRSGQRNKSPCLVDRSAKMKFNHRKKYKEISPDRKEALLLNRCMKEIDSRKRLLESRTLDDSVKSTSLSNSTLQRESALIIRDFSLTSNQGSISGTSNDRCGVGSENVANRGSYHYQI, encoded by the exons ATGTTTGAGTCAATTCTGGAAAGGAAATTATCAAAG GTATCGGGGGATAAAAAAGATGTGCCTATATCACGTTCAGGACAAAGGAACAAAAGTCCATGCTTGGTAGATAGAAGTGCTAAAATGAAATTCAATCACCGTaaaaaatataaggaaatctCACCGGATAGAAAGGAAGCATTATTGTTAAACCGCTGTATGAAAGAAATCGATTCAAGAAAACGTCTTCTAGAAAGTCGTACTCTAGATGATTCAGTCAAATCAACATCTCTAAGTAATTCAACGCTTCAAAGGGAGAGTGCTCTCATAATAAGAGATTTTTCTCTTACTTCAAATCAAG GATCTATATCAGGTACATCTAATGACCGATGTGGTGTTGGTTCAGAGAATGTAGCAAATAGAGGTTCGTATCACTATCAG